The following are encoded together in the Anaerostipes caccae L1-92 genome:
- a CDS encoding 5'-nucleotidase C-terminal domain-containing protein, whose translation MTNENIGTFLAGCITPEFLGNAKGVKWLAAYEKKEGKMTGTWEKAFSLFEQLQKKDLMNLEPLRKQGNLINNTIYMGRGKMIAAYGSSAFLEECRQMNEKEVKAGTSKKYEYVMLPFLGEKKTKNWTLTLPAGYVGLNSALKKEGNEEKMDACLKVMDIISTQKGQEALMKDLRLDNSYLKQFDRSDSKAPSGLESTVKDGYVYYVKFPGKVVEYLGLQGTQYLSGQKSVKDVLAAVDDYYLNGSKEADQDLTVVGTSPKDFIYQNYNTRLKETILGNLVADSIADYSDAPIAVANGGGIRASLYKGNILGDDLKAVCPFDNQILVVKMTGSVLREMLEHSLSEIDGSRGIPGGRFLQVSGITFTYDSAKPVGHRLLDAKLKDGTNIENKKDYTVAITDYMAGSKGYLEGNGDGYTMLNLFSEKDPKAKGVTPVKQNVGTYRDAMQNFIQKHADALEAVKAEGRITDINDD comes from the coding sequence ATGACAAATGAAAATATCGGAACCTTTCTTGCGGGCTGTATAACACCTGAGTTTTTGGGGAATGCAAAAGGGGTAAAGTGGCTGGCCGCCTATGAAAAAAAGGAAGGGAAGATGACGGGTACATGGGAAAAAGCATTTTCTTTGTTTGAACAGTTACAGAAAAAGGATCTGATGAACCTGGAGCCTCTGCGCAAGCAGGGCAACTTGATCAACAATACAATCTATATGGGCAGAGGGAAAATGATCGCAGCCTATGGAAGTTCGGCATTTCTTGAAGAGTGCCGGCAGATGAATGAAAAAGAAGTGAAAGCGGGGACTAGTAAAAAGTATGAATATGTAATGCTCCCTTTCCTGGGAGAAAAGAAAACAAAGAATTGGACGCTGACGCTTCCGGCAGGCTATGTTGGACTTAATTCAGCTCTGAAAAAGGAGGGTAATGAAGAAAAGATGGATGCCTGTCTTAAGGTAATGGATATTATTTCTACTCAAAAAGGGCAGGAAGCGCTCATGAAAGATTTAAGGCTTGATAACTCCTATTTAAAGCAATTTGACAGAAGTGACAGTAAAGCTCCTTCCGGACTTGAGAGCACAGTTAAGGACGGATACGTCTATTATGTAAAATTTCCGGGGAAAGTGGTGGAGTATCTGGGATTGCAGGGAACACAATATCTGAGTGGACAAAAAAGTGTAAAAGATGTTTTGGCGGCTGTGGATGATTACTATCTTAACGGATCAAAGGAGGCTGATCAGGACCTTACGGTTGTGGGTACCTCCCCGAAAGATTTTATTTATCAGAATTATAACACTCGGCTGAAGGAGACGATTCTTGGAAATCTCGTGGCCGACAGTATTGCCGATTATTCTGATGCTCCGATTGCCGTGGCAAATGGAGGGGGAATCCGGGCAAGCTTATACAAAGGCAATATTCTTGGAGATGATCTGAAGGCAGTATGTCCTTTTGATAACCAGATTCTTGTAGTAAAAATGACAGGTTCAGTGCTCAGGGAGATGCTGGAGCACAGTTTATCCGAAATTGACGGCAGCCGTGGAATTCCGGGAGGAAGATTCCTGCAGGTATCCGGTATCACATTCACTTATGACAGCGCCAAGCCGGTCGGACACAGACTTTTAGATGCAAAGCTGAAGGATGGGACAAACATCGAGAACAAGAAAGACTATACTGTGGCGATCACAGATTATATGGCAGGTTCCAAAGGATATTTAGAGGGCAACGGCGACGGATATACGATGCTCAATCTTTTCAGTGAAAAAGACCCGAAAGCAAAAGGTGTTACGCCGGTAAAACAAAATGTGGGTACTTACCGTGATGCTATGCAAAATTTTATTCAGAAACATGCGGATGCTTTGGAAGCTGTCAAAGCCGAGGGGCGTATTACAGACATCAATGACGATTAG
- a CDS encoding PAS domain-containing hybrid sensor histidine kinase/response regulator: protein MEKIRREVQEALEMIPGGVCVYLYKEGRIYPVFRNSSFYETLGCFEEYTGEISRETAFQGIHREDLPEVKEKVNRLLRKGTALSHTCRIFNDNQGRYRWVHIDGSAEHGEDGSVLFYAVYRDVSEQIQLKEELVRSNEQMQDIINLIPGGVAIYKVSDFFETVYFSDGVSELSGYSALEYRELIKRDAVEMTCREDREMIISKAGEVVQTKGTSEFEFRKKHRNGQIVWVHVQMKWIGEEDGCPLVLCVFHNITDLKEAQLEKEHLINSIPGGIASYRVEGERFIPEFYSDGVMMISGHTRMEFEAMVRRNAFDVIYEPDRKRVLEAAKTALISGEVLDVSYRMYHKDGNLIWIHLNGRRMGPLAEKMRFYAVFTGMSAEARLFQEIANETADGIYVIDRSNFELLYANESLNLFMEKKECTGQKCFKVLHGKDSPCEYCNIIQYEPGSEEHEIKIPGSDRVYSARCHKTVWNGIPAYVQYVKDITQTVREQERIRNQYKDLLLKHYRTPGPDALVVGHCNVTKSRILDILDYTGSDLMETFSDDRECFFMGLSSLVTDEKERKTFRETFLNEPSLKAFERGDLERKLECFVRLPKDQRGRYVQFNMNMVAAPDSGDITGILTVTDITERKISDLILRQLSVTGCDFVVDVDLTADRYKLLSCSENAFCVPPHRGRHSEWTAYMLRSRVVPRDREQYKNGLEPEKMMSRLQKDGPYTFAFCISDDKGDIRTKNMTVSAVDLRLGRVCLSRSDITDSIREQQGLLHMIAYTFELAAFINLSSRSLTLYTRESVLDNLQPHYVENYDRTILKFVEHHGTSEHKEEARTQFRIETMTERLREKPNGYDFLFSYEGDNGERFKQINVLWGDVNHRTLCLVRADVTEMLTAERQAKKRLEHALASAEEANKAKSDFLSAMSHDIRTPMNAIMGMTTLASAYLGDDERVAGYLDKIEVSSRHLLSLINDILDMSKIERAQITLNLSKVSIPKLLDQLSVMILSQAEEAGLTLSIRAEGVNHEDFYGDPLRINQILINLLSNAVKFTNKGGMVELLAEEVETEGSAGRVSYHFTVRDTGIGMPEEFVSKIFEPFSRSGNAAHIEGTGLGLSITKGLIDLMGGKISVESWINEGSVFRVELEFDRAQAENSSYIKNAEPSFSLSSGKRAFSGCCFLVAEDNAINAEILCELLGLCGAETVLMTDGAKAVKAFQDTEPETYDAILMDIQMPKMNGYDAARAIRGMEREDAEEIPIIAMTANAFNEDVQNAFQAGMNAHIAKPIDLNVLMNTLQKVLDESGKELETSGEQKRRK from the coding sequence ATGGAGAAGATAAGGCGTGAGGTCCAGGAGGCCCTGGAGATGATTCCAGGCGGAGTGTGTGTGTATTTGTATAAAGAAGGTCGGATTTATCCGGTGTTCCGCAACTCCTCATTCTATGAAACATTAGGCTGTTTTGAGGAGTATACCGGGGAAATAAGCCGGGAGACGGCATTTCAGGGAATACACAGGGAAGACCTTCCGGAAGTGAAGGAAAAAGTAAACAGATTATTGCGTAAGGGCACGGCATTATCACATACCTGCCGTATTTTTAATGACAATCAGGGAAGATACCGGTGGGTCCATATCGATGGGTCCGCAGAGCACGGTGAAGATGGCAGCGTGCTCTTTTATGCTGTTTACAGAGATGTGAGTGAACAGATACAGCTGAAAGAGGAATTGGTCCGTTCCAATGAACAGATGCAGGATATTATAAATTTGATTCCCGGAGGCGTGGCGATCTACAAAGTATCTGATTTCTTTGAGACCGTATATTTTTCGGACGGTGTATCGGAGTTATCCGGATATTCAGCTTTAGAATACAGGGAGCTGATCAAAAGGGACGCTGTTGAGATGACCTGCCGTGAAGACAGAGAAATGATCATCTCCAAGGCAGGGGAAGTGGTTCAGACAAAAGGAACTTCAGAATTTGAATTCCGCAAAAAGCACCGGAATGGGCAGATTGTCTGGGTCCATGTACAAATGAAGTGGATTGGAGAAGAAGATGGGTGCCCGCTTGTGCTCTGTGTATTTCATAATATTACCGATCTTAAAGAAGCTCAGCTGGAGAAGGAACATCTGATTAACTCTATACCGGGAGGGATTGCCAGCTATCGGGTGGAAGGGGAACGATTCATACCCGAGTTTTATTCTGACGGTGTGATGATGATTTCAGGCCATACACGGATGGAATTTGAAGCAATGGTCCGGCGCAATGCATTTGATGTTATTTATGAGCCAGACAGGAAGAGAGTGCTGGAAGCCGCAAAAACTGCTCTTATAAGCGGGGAAGTGCTGGACGTCTCATATCGGATGTATCATAAAGATGGAAATCTGATCTGGATTCATTTAAATGGCCGGCGCATGGGGCCTTTGGCGGAGAAGATGAGATTTTATGCCGTGTTTACCGGAATGTCTGCTGAGGCCAGGCTGTTTCAGGAGATTGCTAATGAAACGGCCGACGGCATCTATGTGATTGACAGATCGAACTTTGAACTGCTCTATGCAAATGAATCTTTAAATCTTTTTATGGAAAAAAAGGAATGTACCGGTCAAAAATGTTTTAAAGTCCTCCACGGTAAAGACAGTCCTTGTGAATACTGCAACATTATACAATATGAACCCGGAAGCGAAGAACATGAGATAAAGATTCCCGGCTCAGACAGGGTGTACAGCGCCCGCTGCCACAAAACAGTTTGGAATGGAATTCCCGCCTATGTGCAGTATGTTAAGGATATCACACAGACGGTGAGAGAGCAGGAGAGGATCAGGAATCAGTATAAAGACCTGCTTCTGAAGCATTACCGGACTCCCGGTCCCGATGCACTGGTCGTGGGGCACTGCAATGTCACGAAGAGCAGGATTCTCGATATTTTAGATTATACCGGTTCGGATCTGATGGAAACCTTCAGTGACGACAGAGAATGTTTTTTTATGGGCCTTTCAAGTCTGGTGACGGATGAGAAAGAACGGAAAACATTCCGGGAGACATTTTTAAATGAGCCGTCTCTAAAGGCCTTTGAGCGGGGAGACTTAGAGCGGAAGCTTGAGTGCTTTGTCCGCCTGCCGAAGGATCAGAGGGGCAGATATGTACAATTTAATATGAATATGGTAGCAGCGCCTGACAGCGGAGATATCACAGGGATTCTGACGGTAACGGATATCACCGAGCGGAAGATTTCGGATCTGATCCTCAGGCAGCTGTCAGTGACAGGATGTGATTTTGTTGTCGATGTTGATCTGACCGCAGACCGTTATAAATTGCTTTCCTGCAGTGAGAATGCATTCTGTGTTCCGCCGCATAGGGGCAGACATTCCGAATGGACCGCCTATATGCTGCGGTCAAGGGTTGTCCCAAGAGACCGGGAGCAGTATAAGAACGGGCTGGAACCGGAAAAAATGATGAGCAGGCTTCAAAAAGACGGGCCGTATACATTTGCCTTTTGCATCTCGGATGATAAAGGGGATATCAGAACAAAAAACATGACAGTTTCAGCCGTCGATCTGAGACTTGGCAGGGTCTGCCTGTCCAGAAGCGATATCACAGACTCCATCCGGGAGCAGCAGGGACTGCTCCATATGATTGCGTATACATTTGAATTGGCTGCGTTCATTAATTTAAGCAGCAGAAGCCTGACATTATATACGAGGGAGAGCGTACTTGACAATTTACAGCCCCATTATGTAGAAAACTACGACAGGACAATTCTTAAATTTGTTGAGCACCACGGTACTTCAGAACATAAGGAAGAAGCACGGACACAGTTTAGGATTGAGACAATGACGGAGCGCCTCAGAGAGAAGCCTAACGGTTATGATTTTCTGTTCTCCTATGAAGGAGATAACGGGGAACGTTTTAAGCAGATCAATGTCCTGTGGGGAGACGTAAATCATAGGACACTCTGCCTGGTGAGGGCGGATGTGACGGAAATGCTGACTGCGGAGAGACAGGCGAAAAAACGGTTGGAACATGCGCTCGCATCGGCAGAAGAAGCCAATAAAGCAAAGAGTGATTTTCTCTCTGCTATGAGCCATGATATCCGGACCCCTATGAATGCGATTATGGGGATGACAACACTGGCATCCGCCTATCTTGGTGACGATGAACGGGTGGCCGGATATCTGGATAAGATAGAAGTGTCTTCAAGGCACCTGCTCAGCCTGATCAACGATATTCTGGATATGAGCAAAATTGAGAGGGCACAGATCACTTTGAATCTCTCGAAGGTATCTATTCCTAAACTGTTGGATCAGCTTTCTGTTATGATTTTATCTCAGGCAGAGGAAGCAGGCCTTACACTTAGCATACGGGCGGAAGGGGTGAATCATGAAGATTTTTATGGAGATCCTCTCCGCATCAATCAGATCCTTATTAATTTGCTGAGCAATGCTGTAAAATTTACAAATAAGGGAGGCATGGTGGAACTGCTGGCAGAAGAAGTTGAAACAGAAGGATCAGCCGGGCGTGTGAGTTACCATTTTACGGTCAGAGATACAGGGATCGGCATGCCGGAGGAGTTTGTTTCCAAAATCTTCGAGCCGTTCAGCCGCAGCGGAAATGCGGCGCATATTGAGGGGACAGGGCTTGGTCTCAGCATTACAAAAGGACTGATTGATCTGATGGGTGGAAAAATTTCTGTGGAAAGCTGGATCAATGAGGGATCTGTTTTTAGAGTGGAATTAGAGTTTGACCGGGCACAGGCAGAAAACAGTTCTTATATAAAGAATGCAGAGCCGTCATTCAGCCTTTCTTCCGGGAAAAGGGCATTTTCCGGCTGCTGTTTTCTGGTGGCCGAGGATAACGCCATTAATGCAGAAATACTTTGTGAACTGCTTGGACTTTGCGGAGCAGAAACTGTGCTCATGACGGATGGAGCTAAGGCGGTAAAGGCATTTCAGGATACAGAGCCGGAAACATATGATGCCATTCTCATGGACATCCAGATGCCTAAGATGAACGGATATGATGCCGCCCGCGCTATCAGAGGAATGGAGCGGGAGGATGCGGAGGAGATACCGATTATTGCCATGACGGCCAATGCTTTTAATGAGGATGTTCAGAACGCATTTCAGGCGGGGATGAATGCCCATATAGCAAAACCTATCGATTTAAATGTACTTATGAACACACTGCAGAAGGTTTTGGATGAATCAGGAAAGGAACTGGAAACTTCCGGAGAACAGAAACGGAGGAAATGA
- a CDS encoding response regulator codes for MLENRAVLDKGFSLKKMQDQISGRREGMAALSIDGVHEYVYYGPIPETEWTVCVTMRSGGVDSQIESLSGFMSRSTVAAVLFITALIMGFSLVYIHLIRRNAELLAAEKNRAEEAFKHAEKANLAKSEFLSRMSHEIRTPMNGIIGMTLIAGQNLQNSAKISDCLKKISLSSKHLLALINDVLDMSKIESGKIEIKNEVFDFKVFIESLTTVYYAQAVSKKLNFDTILIGEVREELIGDSLRLNQIITNLLSNAIKFTPEGGNVTLRIQELREEDELVWFRFQVEDTGCGVAPENMEKIFNAFEQETSDVAQKYGGTGLGLSISRRFASLMGGSLILNSEVGKGSVFTADIPFQISEKKKAPAVDYGKLRVLVADDDMVTCEHVSLLLNNMGIRSAWTDNGYDAVSRVEQAHNKGEDFDVCFVDWKMPGLDGLETTRRIQNIVGNECTSVVLITAYDPGEIEEAAKEAGAVGVISKPLFETTLSQAFESIRMTDPANPPQSKREARHDFTGRHILIAEDNEINREIAVELVAMSGAEVTAVENGEEALNIFNASDPGFFDLILMDIQMPVLDGYEAARKIRSLERPDAGTVPIFAMTANAFAEDMEKSRQSGMDDHINKPIDLNELFDKMASRLS; via the coding sequence ATGCTGGAGAACAGGGCCGTTCTTGACAAGGGATTCTCTCTCAAAAAAATGCAGGATCAGATTTCCGGCCGCAGAGAGGGAATGGCAGCGCTTTCGATTGACGGAGTACATGAATATGTCTATTACGGTCCTATTCCGGAAACCGAATGGACGGTATGCGTGACGATGCGTTCCGGAGGGGTAGATTCACAGATTGAATCTCTCAGTGGGTTTATGTCCCGCAGTACAGTGGCGGCTGTATTGTTTATAACGGCTCTCATTATGGGCTTTTCTCTGGTGTACATTCATCTGATCCGGCGCAACGCAGAGCTTCTGGCAGCAGAGAAAAACAGGGCGGAGGAGGCATTTAAACATGCGGAAAAGGCAAATCTGGCAAAGAGCGAATTCCTCTCAAGAATGTCTCATGAGATCAGGACACCAATGAATGGCATTATCGGCATGACGCTGATTGCCGGGCAAAATCTTCAAAATTCGGCGAAGATCAGCGACTGTCTGAAAAAGATCAGCCTTTCCTCAAAACATCTCCTGGCACTTATCAATGATGTTTTGGATATGTCAAAGATTGAAAGCGGTAAGATTGAGATCAAAAACGAAGTATTCGACTTTAAGGTTTTCATTGAATCTTTGACGACGGTTTACTATGCTCAGGCCGTGTCCAAAAAATTGAATTTTGACACGATTCTGATTGGAGAAGTGCGGGAAGAATTGATAGGAGATTCTTTGAGATTGAATCAGATTATTACAAATCTGCTTTCCAATGCTATTAAGTTTACACCGGAGGGCGGGAATGTGACGCTCAGAATTCAGGAATTAAGAGAAGAAGATGAGCTGGTTTGGTTCAGATTTCAGGTAGAGGACACCGGATGCGGCGTAGCACCGGAAAATATGGAAAAAATATTCAATGCTTTTGAACAGGAAACATCAGATGTGGCACAGAAATATGGAGGCACGGGTCTGGGACTGTCTATTTCCAGGCGTTTTGCCTCATTGATGGGCGGCAGTCTGATATTGAACAGTGAAGTTGGAAAAGGCAGTGTTTTTACGGCAGATATCCCATTTCAGATTTCAGAGAAGAAAAAAGCTCCGGCCGTTGATTATGGAAAACTGAGAGTTCTGGTCGCAGACGATGATATGGTCACTTGTGAGCATGTCTCACTGCTCCTTAACAATATGGGGATTCGTTCTGCATGGACGGATAATGGATATGATGCCGTATCACGTGTAGAACAGGCTCATAATAAAGGCGAGGATTTTGATGTGTGTTTTGTGGATTGGAAAATGCCGGGCTTGGATGGGCTGGAGACTACACGCCGTATACAAAACATTGTAGGAAATGAATGCACGTCTGTCGTACTGATCACTGCCTATGATCCGGGGGAGATTGAAGAGGCGGCGAAGGAAGCGGGAGCAGTCGGGGTTATCAGCAAACCTTTATTTGAAACGACGCTGTCGCAGGCATTTGAGTCGATAAGAATGACAGATCCGGCCAATCCGCCGCAGTCTAAGAGAGAAGCGCGGCACGACTTTACAGGCAGACATATATTAATTGCAGAAGATAATGAAATAAACAGGGAGATCGCGGTGGAACTGGTTGCCATGTCCGGTGCAGAAGTAACTGCAGTTGAGAACGGGGAAGAAGCACTGAACATCTTTAACGCTTCAGATCCGGGATTTTTTGATCTGATTCTTATGGATATACAGATGCCTGTCCTTGACGGTTATGAAGCTGCCCGCAAGATTCGTTCCCTGGAACGGCCGGACGCAGGGACTGTGCCAATCTTTGCTATGACGGCAAATGCGTTTGCTGAAGATATGGAGAAAAGCAGGCAGAGTGGTATGGATGACCATATCAATAAGCCGATCGATTTGAATGAATTGTTTGACAAGATGGCCAGCAGGCTTTCCTAA
- a CDS encoding C40 family peptidase codes for MKRLVVKAMVVIMLTVVGCSAIGGTRETEAASNKGQKVVNYAKRFVGNKYRYGGTSLTRGADCSGYVMSVYRKFGKRLPHSSYGMRKVGKKVKGGIKKAKPGDIICYSGHVAIYMGKNKIVHASNSAPYPRGGIKISKNAKYRKIVAVRRIFK; via the coding sequence ATGAAACGTTTGGTAGTAAAAGCAATGGTAGTCATAATGCTCACTGTAGTGGGATGTTCAGCGATCGGCGGAACAAGAGAGACAGAAGCTGCTTCCAATAAAGGGCAGAAAGTTGTGAATTATGCAAAACGCTTTGTCGGTAATAAATATAGATATGGCGGAACCAGTTTGACGAGAGGAGCCGACTGTTCCGGATATGTAATGTCTGTTTACAGAAAATTCGGAAAAAGACTTCCGCACTCTTCTTACGGAATGAGAAAAGTAGGAAAGAAAGTAAAAGGCGGAATCAAGAAGGCGAAGCCGGGAGACATCATCTGTTACAGCGGACACGTAGCAATTTATATGGGAAAAAATAAAATTGTCCACGCAAGCAACTCTGCACCGTATCCCAGAGGGGGAATCAAGATCTCCAAGAATGCAAAATACAGAAAGATCGTCGCAGTAAGAAGAATTTTTAAATAA
- the fabV gene encoding enoyl-ACP reductase FabV yields MKISPKVREFLCLTAHPEGCQKNVENQITYVKKHSEVKNGPKKVLIIGASTGYGLASRINAAFGCGAATIGVMFERQAAGKRTATAGWYNTAAFEHAAANEDLYAKTVNGDAFSKEVKDQVIDLIKKDLGKVDAVIYSLAAPRRTAEDGTVYQSVLKTTGEDFTNKNLNLKDNTIGEKTIEAATEEEVEATVKVMGGEDWKAWIRALTDADAIEEDAVTFAYSYIGPELTYPIYFEGTIGAAKKHLHKTAGEISEEFKENGISAYISVNKGLVTQASSAIPIVPLYMAVLYSVMKEKGLHEGCIEQITRLFGEKAVFGQAETDGQGLIRLDDWELKPEVQAEVERRWEKINTENVREYADIEGYWEDFYQMFGFHMDGVDYEKDLDPSVNIPSIPDAE; encoded by the coding sequence ATGAAAATAAGTCCAAAAGTCCGGGAATTTTTGTGCCTGACCGCACATCCAGAGGGCTGCCAAAAAAACGTTGAGAATCAGATTACATATGTAAAGAAGCACAGTGAAGTTAAGAACGGGCCAAAGAAAGTCCTGATCATCGGAGCGTCCACCGGATACGGACTGGCATCAAGGATCAACGCGGCATTCGGATGCGGTGCTGCTACGATCGGCGTCATGTTTGAGAGACAGGCTGCAGGAAAGAGGACTGCTACGGCGGGCTGGTATAATACAGCTGCATTTGAGCATGCGGCAGCCAATGAGGATCTGTATGCCAAGACAGTCAACGGCGATGCATTCTCAAAGGAAGTCAAAGATCAGGTGATCGATCTGATTAAGAAAGATCTGGGAAAAGTCGACGCCGTCATTTACAGTCTGGCAGCACCGAGAAGAACGGCCGAAGACGGCACCGTGTACCAGTCTGTGCTAAAGACGACAGGAGAAGATTTTACAAATAAGAATCTGAATCTGAAAGACAATACCATCGGAGAGAAAACCATCGAGGCTGCCACAGAGGAAGAAGTGGAAGCGACGGTGAAGGTGATGGGCGGAGAGGACTGGAAGGCATGGATTCGGGCCCTCACAGATGCCGATGCCATTGAAGAGGACGCTGTTACATTCGCCTATTCTTATATCGGACCGGAACTCACTTATCCCATTTATTTTGAGGGTACCATCGGCGCTGCAAAGAAACATCTGCACAAGACTGCAGGTGAGATCAGTGAAGAATTTAAAGAAAATGGAATCAGTGCATATATTTCGGTCAACAAGGGTCTCGTCACTCAGGCGAGTTCTGCAATTCCGATCGTTCCCCTGTATATGGCGGTGCTTTACAGTGTCATGAAGGAAAAAGGACTCCACGAAGGATGCATCGAACAGATTACCAGGCTGTTCGGAGAAAAGGCTGTGTTTGGACAGGCAGAGACAGACGGTCAGGGGCTGATCCGTCTGGATGACTGGGAGTTAAAGCCGGAAGTACAGGCAGAAGTGGAACGGCGCTGGGAGAAGATCAATACAGAAAATGTCAGGGAGTATGCCGATATTGAGGGATACTGGGAAGACTTTTACCAGATGTTTGGCTTTCATATGGACGGAGTGGATTATGAAAAAGATCTGGACCCTTCCGTGAATATCCCGAGTATACCGGACGCAGAATAA
- a CDS encoding ABC transporter substrate-binding protein: MKRRVLAVILSIACLTSIFTGCSLKKSNESKKKTVVTLVYNQKLNNFEKYVESKLPDVDLQWEHMASSPLSTTIKRRLKAGHGPDLVVSTQPADEESSADVLPLDGYEFSDRYESTMLKNLTVNERLYYLPMPGQYNCYVINKTLFEEAGLSLPKNNRELVSDLE; this comes from the coding sequence ATGAAAAGAAGAGTATTGGCGGTCATATTAAGCATAGCATGTTTGACTTCTATATTTACAGGGTGCAGTTTAAAGAAAAGCAATGAGAGCAAAAAGAAGACAGTAGTGACACTTGTCTATAATCAAAAGTTAAATAATTTTGAAAAATATGTGGAAAGTAAACTTCCTGATGTAGATCTGCAGTGGGAACATATGGCTTCCAGTCCGCTGAGCACTACGATCAAACGGCGGTTAAAAGCCGGACATGGCCCGGATTTGGTTGTCTCCACCCAGCCGGCAGATGAGGAGAGCTCAGCGGATGTGCTTCCTCTGGACGGATATGAATTCAGTGACCGTTATGAGAGCACTATGCTGAAAAATCTGACAGTAAATGAAAGGCTTTATTACCTGCCTATGCCGGGACAGTATAATTGCTATGTGATCAATAAGACCTTATTTGAGGAAGCAGGTCTTAGTCTGCCAAAAAATAATCGGGAGCTAGTATCGGATCTTGAATAA